Below is a genomic region from Medicago truncatula cultivar Jemalong A17 chromosome 3, MtrunA17r5.0-ANR, whole genome shotgun sequence.
AAGTTGGAGCAAAAGACACGAAAGATATACTTTTTTGATGATGTGtacaaaaattaagaaacaacCACGCTCTTTAGGTTACATTACATATACACATATAATTCCCCTCTTTTGCTACTTTCTCATAAATCATTGTCTGCGCTGGTTACAAAAGTCCAATGGCTCTGGATAGCGAGGGTGGCTACAAGTAAAACAACACTATTTATTCTCAAATCTTCGCGAAGAGGCGACAATTAACCGGAACCCTAACATCACCGTCACTTCCGGCGCTGCCGCTGCCCACTCTTCCTTTTGAACTCATTGAAGAAATCCTAGCTAGGTTACCAGTGAAGCTCCTCCTTCAACTTCGATGCGCTTGCAAGTCATGGAATTTTCTAATCTCCAATACCAAATTTCATAAGAAGCACCTTAGTCTTTCAACCACACACACCCTTCACTGTGTAAGCTACTCTTTCAAATACGTCCTCAAGTCTTACCCACTGGATTCCCTCTTTACCAACGTCACCACCACCGACATCGGACAACTCAAGCATTCTCTTTGCAATGTTTCCTTAGTTGGCTCATGCAATGGCATCCTATGTCTTGCTGTATATTATGTAGGATCAGCTTTGATTCAGTTTCGACTGTGGAACCCTTCCATTAGAAAATTAAAGGAATTGCCCCCTGATAAAAATTCAAGAGACCGACTACCTCTAAGggtgtgctcgcgattttcggatatcaaaccattaattgatttgaatcgtcaatctttgaactctcaatttttattcgtgggaagggaaaaaatgagtaaaaacccttatcgagactttggattcgggggttggtttcgaatagggaaggtgttaaacaccctaaacgacttcggtactccgaaggaaccgcttacctagattatcttgtgctaaactacttgtttatttgaaaaattattgcctaatgtctaagtgaaagaatggagggagaagaagtatgcttttggttatttttatttgatttggaaggataaaaatcctatgcctacataccctttaagaaaagggatcaaaaccaatgtagttcacctcaaaaatttctttggtgggttagatTGATTTTTAgactttttgaaaatggttttaagaagaggaagaggcctcaaggcatgagataaaagaaatgagtgaggttgattgattttaaattttgaaaatgattgaagttgaattaaaattgattaaaatttgattaagaaaataaagagaaaatgttgctaagaaaagagatttttgaatttgacatatttgatttttttatgaaaaatgatttttttctaaactaacggtgaaaactaacgtaacgtcgtaaaaaaaattaacggaaagcggtaaataaaatgtggtagtgtcggtgcatgtgttggtgcttgtgttacctacattattacatcaattcctaaatacaaccctaaggcctttatgccaaaataaaatgcaagaaataaaattacatcaattccctatttatacatactaaatcaatgacaaaataaaataatgatataattaaatgtgcatgctataattcaaaacaaaaattaaatagttagtaatcacaagaaatattatgatgaatgagacataagaaataataagcaagaattaagataataaaaaaatttaagatcatcatataagaaataataaaaaaaaacaaattaaaagaaaaaaaaaaggatggatttttaacaataatagaaaattaaaaatagtgagaaaaacattttttggaatttttttctaaacataaaaatgtcaaaaagaataaaaaaacagcatttaaaaagtaaaaacaataacaaataaaaataataaacaaattgctcagcaggattaattctggaccattggattaaatcaatggtCCAAGTTCAAACCCCTGGATTCATCAtagccataggatctaagatccaacaaTTGGACAAAGCAGAACATGGAACACTGCAAGCAAAGGACATGCGTGTGATTTAACAGAATCATCCctgaccgttagattaaaaatcaaatagtcTAGATCTGAAAGTGTACTAAGGAACACCATAAATTGCACATTCATGACCGTTAGATTAAACAAAGAGAAAAGATCTAAAGGTTTAGAAAGAAAGAGGAAGGAATCAaatggaccggtccggttcagatGAACCAGACCGGTCTGCACATGTTATAAAAGCATAGGACCGGTTTTTTTTACTCATTCTTCTCCTTCctccctctctctaaaaaaaaattttactctcccttctctctagaaaAACAGCCAGCGCCTCCCTCCTCTCTCTTCTCCGGCGGACAAcaattttccggcgcggtggccggtggtggcaccaccgcgccggagtttcaAAACTCAcccttttcaaaattttttttacatatttggaaTTCCTTTTTCTTCCTCTATTCAAATCCGGACTcgaaattttgaaaacaaatcaCATAAACACTAGATCTAGAAAAATCTTCATCAaccaaaacttttcaaaaacGTTTTCAAACGAACACAAACCAAGCAGATCGGAAGGAGAGAGGAGGAAAAACGTGTTACCACTGTTACGACGGAAAACTTCAGAACCTTCAATCTAGCTCCGGCGCTGGTTCGGTTCCGGTTCGTTGCTCCGGTCTGGTTCCGGTACCTCCCTTTTGCTCCGTTTCGGATTTCTTGTTTTTCCGGTTCGTGCTTGCTGTTTTGGTTCGGATCTTGCGGTTTTGGTTCGGATTTGTTACTTTTGTGATGAGTTGGGTTGATTATGTTTGTTTctggtgatttatgtgatgattatgttgtgttttggAGGATGAATGTTCATAAGTTCTTGGTGATATTCATCTTTGTTcttatgatttttgtgtttgatctggtaaagaggagagagagaaggaaattgTGTTTGTGACTTGATTGGAAAAAATGTGTGGTTGCTGATTTTTCTGTGAACAGTGATTTTTTCTCTGACGCGTGAACAGTAATTTTCGgacccatttcccaatgattgacagtgtTTAAATAGTGACGaattagggttggctctggtacaaacaaaagaccaaaatgcccctgcacctgagacttggagaaaaagatttgaccaaaaagataaatagataaataaaaaaacaaaatgaataaaataaataagaaaataaaaaaaaaaaaaaaagaaaagaaagaaagaggtcacgtgagtgacttctttttgttttttctaaaaaaaaataaaaataaaaaagaataaataataataaacaaactagcctaaaaagaaaataaaaaagtcccttcggaatctgacatgaggtacttcaaagtatcctccctgccgaaatttcgattgaaaagattaataaaaaaaacgccttttaaaatgcgattagccattttaaaatgacttgtctgttatgactaaaaggattataaaatgcgtttataaaaatgcaaatggagtgattttaaatgttgtaaaaaaatgcaagcgaggacttaaatgcaagatgaaagtttttaaatgattaatgacgaaaaacacgagttttaaaaggtaaaaaaacgaataaaagagaatctgaactattaaaaaatgtggacaaaaaagatttcaaatggtccaaatttggggtatgacaaagGGGAATTATGATGTATGGCTTCGGATATGATGTTGTTAACGATAATTACAAGGTTGTGTCTGTTTTACGTGCATGTGAATGTATCAGTGGTAATTTTGTTAAGAAAGATGAAGTGAAGGTTCATACTTTGGGTGCCAATTCATGGAAAAGAATTCCAATGTTCCCTTTTGCTGTTGTCCCTATTCAGAAATCTGGCCAATGTGTGAGCGGCACGATTAATTGGCTGGTTTCTAAAGATACTGAGAAAAGTCAatgttttattctttctctAGATATGAGGAAAGATTCTTACCAAAAGGTTTTTTTGCCCAATGATGGTAAGGTAGATGGATGTTCTTTGCACTTGAGTGTTTTTAGGGATTGCTTGACCGTGTTTTGTGGTGATGATGTTTGGGTAATGAAGGAATATGGAAATAACGAGTCCTGGACTAAATTGTTCACTATTTCGGACAGGCCAGCCTTTATGAAGGCAATATATGTTTTTAAGGATGAACAAGTGCTCCTCAAGCCTACAGAGGATTGGGCAGGTgactatatttttaataattgtagGGACTGTACTTCAAAGAGTATTGACTTTGAAAACACCCCAGAAGTGTGCGTTGAGAGTTTAATATCGCCTTATTCTTAATGCTAGTTTGTAGATAAGGTGCTATGTCCTTTGAGCATGAAATCTAACTGGAACCTATATGTTAATTTACgtttatgatatttattttgaacTTGTTCTGATTATTGATTACTTCATGAATCATTGATATCCAATGGTCATTTGAATTTGCAGCGTAAGAAATTGCAGTAAGtttcatttatttctttgttaatatatttttgttctctAATCATGAAGTTCATTgtatttagttaagaatcagAATTATGCATTTCCTTAGATTGTTCGAAGTTAGATTTTCTAAGATAAGAAATAGGACATATATGTTATGTCAAGTCGTTAATATGTTTGTTGAAATGTCTGGTTTGAGCTACAAGAATCACTCAAACTTCTTGTAAGCCAGGTAAGTTTTTTGTTCATGGTAAAGTTTTGAAACATTTTCTTGATAAATATTTCTATCCTTGCTGAGAACCTTAACATGGTGTGTTGGAAAGATTTCAAATGTTGGAGTGTTATATTGGCTTCTATCCTTGTTAAATATTGATTGACCTATGTATTTAAGATATTTCCTATAGTAAATAGAACTTTTGTAGTATAGAAACTCCAAATAGTTAATTTCAAGTAGTTGTTctatttaattagttttatgtTGGTTGCAAGATTTCCATGCCATTGTTAAATATTGATTGACCTATGTATTTAAGATATTTCCCGTAGTAAATAGAACTTTTGTTGTTATTAAAGATTATCCTTAATACATGCTGGTCAGTATCAAGAAAGTTGGGTCCTATCAAGATCATCAAGAGAAGTCGTAAAGAAACTCCAAATAGGTTAGAAATTACAAATCTCTGCTTTAAGTTCTCTTCATAACTTCTTCATGAAGTTAATACTAaactttcatgcattttcatgcttggaagaaatatatttgttggaTTAGAGGAACTCTGCCAAAAAAATCTTCACTCTTCCTCGTCCTAGTTTTTGTCACTTACAATAAGAAAACGATATTTCTATTTTCTGCAAAGTACCAGAGCTTCCATTAGAAGTGAAAAATCAAAGTTAAGAATTTTCTGCTGGTGAAGTTAGAGTGTTCCCTCCGTCCTCTTAACAAGTTGTTAATGTTTGTGGTATCTgtaattcaataaaataaaaataatatctgAATCAAAAACTTAAATGTTACAACAGTTTCATCCACTTCCATCAAAAGCACTTCCAAGGAATTACAATTTTAGAACAAAGTAGAAAATTTTCGTGGTGGGCTAGTGGCACTTTAGTCTATTTCTTTAACCATTGGATGCATATCTGAAAAACCTTAAACGCATCCTTCTTGTATGACTTTATCTGACGCCTCCAGCTCAAATAGTTTCTCCTTGTTGATACGTTATTTAGTATAAAGTCCTGTCAAATAGCGGTGTTATATAATTGCAGTGTACCGTTGACAATGCTCGAGTGAACCATACCAgagtaaattaaatttaataaaacaagATGATTGGTTAAGTGACTGTCCAATCTTCTATTTTCTGCCAAGAGCTTGCTAGCTAATAGGGGGGTTTACTTGCAAATGTATGCAACACTATTTTGTTGTACCATTGACAGATATGTTATTTTCGGGGTAATTGTACCCTtcatatataattagatattaTTCTAGGAAGTTTCAGTATTGCTGCTACAAATATATGATATAAGAACCGTTGGATTTATGATTGCTTCATTCCCATTCCCCAAATTAATCTAAGAAAAAAGAATTGGTTTTAGAAGTGTAATTTATATTCCATTTAAGAGTCCTGCTGTTGATGTCAACCTACAAAATTTCAGCAATATTTCAGTTGTTTACTACATCCCTATTTCCTCTACGATTCATTTTTTTACTACAACCCTATTTCTTTTACAAAGGGAAATTAACATTAATATCTTAAATGAATGGATTCACACTTCCATGACCTGATACTCGGCTTTTGTAtgttttatatcattttttaacattaaTGTCTTGACAAAGGTATACTACATCCCTTTCCCAGCCTAGCCATATCACTTCGACGACTCAACTATATAAGAGAATTCTCTAACCCCAAAATCAAGGTACACCGCCCTTGTCAGACAACTCGCACCACTGCCTTCCTCAAAATCTGGATGAGTAAGCACCGCCAAGGAAAAATAGTTAATTCATTCCTTAACAGACACTAACTGGTTGATCCTTCCTTCTCGTATGGTTTTCAAATAGCTCTTCCATAACCAACACTTAATGATTTAAAAGAGAGTGAAATGTACGTAGCTACGCATGCTGGTTACAAGCGCTATGCTAAGACACTGACCAAAATAGCGAACGTGgtaaagataaaacaaaaaccCCCATATAATCTATAACAGCTTTAATATCAACTCTAATATAAGTGTATGAAAGAgatgttataacttataaccatccccttttttttttggtttgatttggttccTGACGAACCATATTTAAGTTTTAACTTCAATTTTGAGTCTTGGCAAATTTAGTTCTAACAAATTTTGTGTTCGAAGAAATTTATGCTACCACCAACATCTAAAGCAAACATCAACTATATGCTGTGCTGATTAATAACTAATAGCATTTTTCAATCCAAGGCTGAACATCACTTCTGGTGCCatccttcaaaataaataataaaatcactTCTGGTTCCATAATTTCCTATTAGGAAGATTCATTTGAAATCATAATGATATATAGTTGATTGAAAATAGTAGCAATCCTTCATGATCCAAGGATGCTTGTACAAAAgattatttgttcttttttatcgTATACTATTAATTATAATGCAGCTATTAATATGCTAACTAGAATGTACTCCTTCATATCTCAATTACACGAAAAAACTACTAATTACGCATAAAAACTCTAGGATGTTATTCGGATCCTTGCATCGGCCATCACATTTTCACTTGCGTGACATAGACTCGTAAGAGGGTTTTGCTTTGTCAAGGTCAGTGTTGTATAGTGTTTCTTTTTCTCTGTTTAGTTGTGCTCTTTTCGCGGGTACCTGTTGATTTCAAGTCCTTGATCTGTTGTTTCTCATGGCCTCTTCATCGTTTTATCATGCTGCTAAAAGTGATGTCAATGAAGACATACACAAAGGACTTTTGGCATGCTTAAGGAATGCGGTTGGGATTATTGTGGCGGTCGTCTCTCAACCTCTAACTCTTCCCTTTGTTTGATTGCTCGACATCATCCACTGCCTCAAAATCTCGCCGCTCTGTTTCCAAACTCACTTGCAAAATTGGCTTCCAAGCGACACACTCTAAAGTCAACATGACATCTTTGTATTTTGGTCACTCGTTCAGTTTATGGTTTAAGATTTAATTTCCTTGTTGGTGTTTTTATGGTTTTactattatgtttttattcttctttttttatagtattattttaatttgcatcTAAATTGTACtctgtgtttgataaaatgtatGAGAATGAAAACCTCACAAATTACTTGTCAACAAATGGTTGGAATGTGTTGGGTTTGATTGTCAAGTTTCTTGAATAAAGGtgaaaaaatattagttattggAGAAGCGTGATTTAAAATTCGTTACTTTGCTGCACATGAGAGTTAGGAAGCAAGTGTTAATAGTCAAGTATAAAAGTCAGTGTTGTTAACTTTGTGAAGTTTAAGCAGTAGTTCATAACCAACCTTGTGTTTCTATATAGTGATGAGAGGACGAAAGGAAACAATGTTGTTTGGGGATATTCTAATGGTGAAACAATGTTTCTATTATAGTGGTGTATCTAACAAACCTTAAACAAGTGCCTTCTTGTATGACTTTCTCTGAAGTCTCCAGCTCAAACAGTTTCTCCTCTATGATACACTAATTAGTATAAAGTCCTGTGAAATAGTGGTGTTATAACATTGCAGCGTAGCGTTTACAACACTCGAGAGAACCATAACGGAGACTGTCCAACCTTCTATTTTCTGTCCAATCTTCTATTTTCTGTCAAGAGCTTGGTAAAAAACTTCATGTATACTGTTTTGGGGTATAGATGATTCACTTGGTGGCTATTTGCTACAGATTATTGGGTCTGTTtgtaaaagaatttgaaaacgaAATGCTTGATGTTTATAAGATTCACGTGTtgtgttttttaaatttctttcgAGAAGAATGGCTTTTGGTTTGGAGGTAAAATTATTTCATGTTATCTGAAATATATATTACGTGAAAAGATGGGTTGGAATGGTGCTTGAAACATAAGATGCATGTCCTGTTTATTTTGATTgcttagttttattttctttcttctatgtTATAACTTCTTTCCATTGAGGTTATGACATGTGGAATATGAAACCTCTGTTTATTAATGATTATTAAGATATGCAATTTTGATATGCATTATGTTTGTGCGTAGTTATCGGTTGCGATTTAGTCTCAGTTCCAGTTGCTTGGAGTTATGTTTGTGCATAATTGTCGGTTATGATGTAGCCTCAATTGCAGTTGCATTGTGGTTTCGTCAACAAAACCATCATTTTATGACTCAAATAGCCGTAGCAGACCTTTATTTATTACCCGAAGGATTGTTCTTTTGTGACTACTAACTCATCATGATGATATTCAGGTGAAAATTCTTGGTTTATTTGTCATTTCTTTGGCTCCAATTTTTTCTTCACTGTAGGAGTATGTAAAGTTTTACAACCCACAAAATTTCaacatatttcatttgattaCTACATCTCTATTTCTTGGACAAGGAGTATCTGTTATTAATAAGGTGAatgatgataaaattaaatgacgACTCAACTCCTATATAAGAGAATCGTTTCCCCAAAATCAAGGTATGCATTCATTCTGCACCTCTCACCTACTGACTTGAGCTCTGAAGCGTCTGTTAGTACACAACTCTTGTCAGAAAACTCGCACTGTCGAATTCCACTTTGCTCCTGTCAGCTCTCGATTCTCCTTAAATGCTACAGCCTCATGTTCTTCCTGATTGCAGTCCTCCATTTTCTTGATGAGTAAGAACCATCAAAGCAAAATAGTTATCTCATTCCTTATCATAGACACTAACTGGTTGATTCATCCTCCTTGCATGGTCAGACTTGAATTGATTTAGCTAAAAAATCCCGTCTTCcggaaaaaaaagagaaaggaaaaaaaaaaaaaaactttttttgtttgaaaaaagaaaaaaaaaacttatatatatatatatcctccGCTCTTAATAATTAGGTTAAAATACGTCGTCGGTTACCTACTTTGcttctttctcattttttaatcGTCGTCGGTACTAGTTAGGTTAAGTGGTCAAATGGTGCTAAGTAGCGAAGGCGGGGATAATGAGCGAAACAACTTTGCTTCTTTTCCATCACTTACAAAGGAAATTATCTCCACTAAGAAGAAGCGAGTAACCAAAACCCTAACATCACCGTCACTTCACGCGCTGCCGCTGCCATTGCCATTTCTTCCTTTTGAACTCATTGAGGAAATCCTAAGTAGGCTACCCGTGAAGCTCCTCCTCCAGCTCCGATGCGCCTGCAAGTCCTGGAGTTCTCTAATCTCTAATCCCAAATTTGCTAAGAAGCACCTTAGCATGTCAACCAGGCACGTCCTCCACTGCATAAGCTCTTCCGGTGGAGACATCCTCAAGTCTTACCCACTAGACTCCATCTACACCAATGCCACCACTACCGCCATCCCACAACTTGAGTATTCTTTTCACCGCTGTTCTAATTACTTTATTGGCTCATGCAATGGCATCCTTTGTCTTGCAGCAGAAGGTTATCATACCAATTTGGTTACTTTTCGACTGTGGAACCCTTTCATCAGAAAATTCAAGGAATTACCTCCTCTTGGAGACCAACAAACTTCTGCATACATTATCAAGATGTATGGCTTCGGATATGACCCTGTTAGTGATAATTACAAGGTTGTGACTGTTTTACGTGTGTTTGATTACAGTAGtcatattttagttaaaaatgatGAAGTTAAGGTTTATACTTTGGGTATCAATTCATGGAAAAGCATTTCAGTGTTCCCTTATTCTGTTTTCCCCGTTCAGCGGCTATCTGGGAAATGTGTGAGTGGCACGATTAATTGGTTGGCTTCAAAAGATTCTAAGCaaagtaaatattttattctttctcttgATTTGATGAACGAGTCTTACCAAGAGGTTTCGTTGCCCAATTATGGTAAGGTAGATGCATGTAATTTTCACTTGAGTGTTCTCAGGGATTGCTTGATCATGTTTTCTGGTGATGTTGTTTGGGTAATGAAGGAATATGGAAATAAAGAGTCTTGGACTAAACTATTCACCATATCTTACAATCGAGATCCTCATACAATACCTTATTCCTGCATGAAGGCAATATATGTTTTTGAGGATGACCAGGTGCTGCTGAATATAGGGGGCTGTAGAGGGAAgtatattttttacaattgtAGAAACAACACTTCAAAGTATGCTGAGTTTGAACCCAACCCAGAAGTCTGCGTTGAGAGTTTAATATCCCTTTTTTCTTAATGCTAGTATGTTGATGAGGTGCTATGTCACTTGAGTATGATATTTAACTAGAGCCTATATGTTAATTTAtgtatatgatatttattttgtacTTGTATGGATTATTGGTTATTTCCTGAGTCCTTGTTAATCGATAGCCATGCGATTATACAGTTTGAAAATctgcattttttttcaattatatatttgttagatgtttttgttctctcaACATGAATTTAAGTTTATATAGTTCACAATCATGCATTCCTTTAGATTGTTTGAGGTGTGTTTTTCTAAGATCAGAAATAGGACCTAGATTATGTCAAGTTATTCATATGTTTATTGAAAAGTCTAATTCGAGCCGCAAGAATTTTATAATGTCTGCTTCAAAATATTTAACCCTACATTATGGAGTGGACAAATCAAATGTTATCATGCTTGTGGTTCATTGTGAAGGTTAGGAGAGCAAAAGACTTACTCATGTAAGATGACAGGTACATTCTTTGGGAATGTTTTCGTTTTGAGACATTTCCtgcataaattttaatattctaGCTGATACGAAAGGTTTTGAATGTTGGCGTGTTAATGTTGGTTGCAAGATTTCCTTGTCATTGTTAAATATTGATTGACCcatgtatttaaaatatttctCACAGTAAATAGGGTTTTTATTATTGAAGATTATCCTTAATATATGTACTGTAATTATAATTAGCAATTCACCAAATAGGTAAGAAACTTTAAGTGTCATGAACCAAGTATATAAGTATATAGTGATGAAGTCAGAAAAGGAACATGTAAGATATTGCTGAAGGCATTTCACAGgttacaacaaattttcttgaTACACTAATTTTCTAATACCAAGGGATCTTCTTCGAAAAAAAAGTTTCCTGCTGCAGGTTCTTCATAACTTATCCATGAAGTTAATCCTAAACTGTCACCACTTTAAATAAGGTTTCCCTTGTCCAATAACTTTACTTTCTTATGCTGTGATGATATTTCAAATTTGTGCGATGACAAAAGTACCACCAGAAACCCGAACTGGCTTGTTTCTGTTAGCATATATTTGAAGTTCTATCATTTCATCTGCCACTACCAGAGCATCCATTAAGAGTGAAAAATCcaagttaaataattttttttggaacttCCCTTAATAggattttgaaagaagaaaagaaatactATTAGAagaatcaatatatttttttgttgaaagattcATTGTGAAAAGTTGCAGTTGCAGTCTCTTGCTAATTCAAGGTAAAGCTGCTTACATTCAAGATAGCAAAGTAGCTCTTGAATGCTCCTAAATTATTTCCTGCAGCGGCTGCAATATCGAGCATAGCAGCTAGTAGCTACCAGCTACTATTCCCTTCTGTAACCTCTTTATGGGTCAGATTGTTTGTGATTTTGTCATAAgctaaatataatttgttttagaataaaaactaaaaaaagctATATTGCACACTTGCTTTTTTGTGATCTTAAACAAATGTTATCAATTTAGGAAAAGAAAATCACTCTTCTAACTTTCCTTCTTGTCTTTATACACTTATACTCAACAGTCAACATGTTTTTGGATATTGCAAACTtgcttttttgaatttttatactAATACAGATGGAAATACTGCAATATTAGATAAACAGAAACTATGTTTTGGTACACAACGGTTTCATTATATCTAAATTCTGTTGTTCAGTAATTCCACGTGTCCATGTTATATCATTTGAGTTGTGCGTGATTCTAAACAAAgttgtgttgattttaatgataaaatgtattatttgtattctaaaagtgacaattaaattgATACAAAGAACTATTACAAATGAGACATTTATAATGAGACGGAGAAAataccattttaaattttttagaatcAGCTTTGATACCTGTAATTATGATGTTCTTGTCCATATATACtctaaaataatgataatagttCTTTTGAAAGTAGTATTACTAAGTTGATCATGATTCATGATGCTATTGAGATGAAAGTTCTTGATTTCACCTGGCTATGTACAATTGTATACTACTATAGCTTTTAAAGTTGTGCTCCCTTCCTTCCTTTATTTGTTCTTTGTATTGGTTGATGATACATTTTCCTTTCAAAGGGTCCATCCTTGATGGTAATTTGTGTATGTTTAAAATGCAATTGTTGGATCTATAAACAATAGACAATTTTCTTACGGAAGTTGATGAGTTTGAGACTAAATATGAGTAATGAAAGGGTGGAAGTTCATTTTCACCCTCCCTTGAGGCGAATGTATTTTTTAAGGGTAAGGATTCTTAGATGTAAGATCAAGTAAAGTATcaagttgttttaaaaatgaaagaaagcaCCAAAATTCGAATTAGTGGTGAAGTTTAGcagcgatgcatttttttttttttttttactacaatCTGTGATAAGTGTAACCATATGTGGTCCACTGCTTAACTCAAATGTTTTGTCTTAGTTAGAGATGTGATCTGTATGTTTTGTTAGAAACTCTCTCGACAAAGGTGATGGCATGATAATGTGTTTTTGTTGAGTATAAGGACTGTTTAGTTTTGGGAAAACTGAAGCTATAATCCTACTTTTCTAAATGATGTTGGATAAATATTAGTGCTAACAACTATCTTTCTCAAACctgttaaataattaaataaaggtcaaatgcatctaaaggtcctttaagtttttcgtttttcccaaagtcgtcctttaagtttcaaaagtcccaaacaagtccttttagtttttgaatcgtttcaaacaaatccttttagaggatgatggtgatgatttagatgatagcaacaaagagcattatccaccatttgtcatgcctaaaaagatgactaattttaagtgggtgttatgagacagatttggtaccaaagatgagttcaaggaagcaattaccaactatgctatctacaataggacttgtttgaaacgattcaaaaactaaaatgacttgtatgggacttttgaaacttaaaggacgactttggg
It encodes:
- the LOC11414155 gene encoding F-box/kelch-repeat protein At3g23880 gives rise to the protein NNTIYSQIFAKRRQLTGTLTSPSLPALPLPTLPFELIEEILARLPVKLLLQLRCACKSWNFLISNTKFHKKHLSLSTTHTLHCVSYSFKYVLKSYPLDSLFTNVTTTDIGQLKHSLCNVSLVGSCNGILCLAVYYVGSALIQFRLWNPSIRKLKELPPDKNSRDRLPLRVCSRFSDMGIMMYGFGYDVVNDNYKVVSVLRACECISGNFVKKDEVKVHTLGANSWKRIPMFPFAVVPIQKSGQCVSGTINWLVSKDTEKSQCFILSLDMRKDSYQKVFLPNDGKVDGCSLHLSVFRDCLTVFCGDDVWVMKEYGNNESWTKLFTISDRPAFMKAIYVFKDEQVLLKPTEDWAGDYIFNNCRDCTSKSIDFENTPEVCVESLISPYS
- the LOC11406951 gene encoding F-box/kelch-repeat protein At3g23880, with protein sequence MVLSSEGGDNERNNFASFPSLTKEIISTKKKRVTKTLTSPSLHALPLPLPFLPFELIEEILSRLPVKLLLQLRCACKSWSSLISNPKFAKKHLSMSTRHVLHCISSSGGDILKSYPLDSIYTNATTTAIPQLEYSFHRCSNYFIGSCNGILCLAAEGYHTNLVTFRLWNPFIRKFKELPPLGDQQTSAYIIKMYGFGYDPVSDNYKVVTVLRVFDYSSHILVKNDEVKVYTLGINSWKSISVFPYSVFPVQRLSGKCVSGTINWLASKDSKQSKYFILSLDLMNESYQEVSLPNYGKVDACNFHLSVLRDCLIMFSGDVVWVMKEYGNKESWTKLFTISYNRDPHTIPYSCMKAIYVFEDDQVLLNIGGCRGKYIFYNCRNNTSKYAEFEPNPEVCVESLISLFS